The Setaria viridis chromosome 9, Setaria_viridis_v4.0, whole genome shotgun sequence sequence CAAGGATTATAAATTATAAATTATAAATTTTGAATGTTTGTATTTTGAGGTGTTGATTATTCTTGGCACAGCTGTTCCAGCGATATCTAATATTGGTTTCAGTTGTATCAACTCTGTTAATTACAGCAAAAGTAGGCAAGCATAGCAGACGATAACTTGATTTAACTACGAATGCTATTATATCATTTCTGAAGTAAAATAGATGAATCATGGATTATGCAACTTTTAGAGATATTTTCTCAAATCACAGGTAAATACTAGAACGTCAAGGATTATTGCTGAAACATTACACCCCAGAACAACAAGAACAATTAATATGGTAACTTAAGAAACAAAATGCAGCTGAAAGAAGATTTACCTGAGTATGTATGAAGATATGTAATAGCATGAGCCACATCAATTGCAATTTCCAATCTCATTGAGAATTCTAATACTTTACCATTTACACCTGCAAATAGCTAACCTCATGTAAGACAGTTAGAACAAGCCATTGCACTAGTactgcagaagagaaattgacTGGACCACGACATTCTTACAGTCAAGGTGCTCTCGAAGATTCCCATTGGGAACATACTCCACAATTATCAACTGCTCGCCACCAAACTCTAGGTACCCATGAAACCTAACCAAATTCAGGTGCTCAATGCGTTGCAATGTCTCAATCTCGTTCCAGAACTCACGACCCATATGCTTGTCATAAACATTCTGGAAAGAACGGAAACTCATATAGCCTTGTAGCAAGAACTAGCTTACATAAACAGGTCATAAGAAAATAAGCACAAACCTTTTTGGCCCGTTTGACTGCGACGAGAGTACCATCAGCAAGCTGGCCCTTGTATACAGTCCCAGAACCACCCTGCCCAATCTTCAAGTTTGGTGAGAAGTTCTTGGTTGCTTTCTGGATCTGCGCCAAGGAGAATTTTGTGCTGCCAGGCATCTCCCTTTCTAAAGAATTCCTGTGCATGGGACTATACATTCCTTTAATTGATCGCTTGCTCCCAAAAGTGCTCCCACTGTTAGAACCTTGTGAGCTCACCGACTGTGAAACTGCAAATTTAACATAGGTAAGGTAAGCACCTGAACATGGCAGAAAACATAATCGCCAGCACGTGCTGCAAAAATAGTCAAAAGCATTTACGTGTATTGCTGAAAGAATTCAACAGCGAGCATTCAAGGATAACTTATGTCTGCATCACTAAGATATTTAATTTCGCCAAGAGTTTGGACTAGACGGGAAAGGGCACGGTTCACCATTCTTTACATGCTCTGGAATTCTTCTTCAATCATAGAGCAAATTAACAAATGCTACCTTGTGGCAAGGGTTTGCATATATACTAATTTGGTAACCGATATTAAAAAAGTTGACCAATATGAGTCTGGGGCCATGATCAAATGGCGACAGGTGGACAGCAAACAAATAAAAACTGTAAACTACAAGGTGAAGTGTCGCACACGTCCGAATAAAGTTGTAAAGTTCAGTCGGAGAGATTGATTATTGTTGCAGGAGACATGCTACAAAATGCATGTAACGAAAGGTAAGATAAGACTAAATCgttctgcaaaaaaaaagtaggATGTACTAATTAAGCACCACTTGAAGAAAATGTCTCGAAAATTGCTCGTTGCACCAGGGCATTTTTCCCAGAATTATTGCGCAATAATCTCCAGAAAAGAGCATAAAAAGGGCTAGCTTTCCTGCCAAAAATATCATCTTGGATTGAAAAGGGCACCTGAAACTGAAAGTACAAAAGCAGTGGAAAATGGGTACAGAAAAGGGCGTTTGCGTACGTACGTTGGTGGGAGGGGTGGAAGTCGTCGGACATGGAGGTCTCCGGCGAGCGCGCCTCCGGGGGCACGAAGCAGGAGCGGAAGGCGTCGAGGAAGGAGAgcccgcgcccgccaccgctCACGGAACCCTCGGGGGCGGAGGACGCCGTGGTTGCGACGGAGACGCGGGAcagctcgccgctgccgccggggtCGCTCCGCCTCCAGGGCGAGGCACCCCCGCTGGCGCTCCTCATCTTGGCCCTCGGGTCGGCACTGCACGAGCTAGCGAGGCTGCGGCGCGTGCGGACTGCGGAGAGGAAAGGGAGGAGGTGTCCCTCGCTGCCTTGATGGCTTGGAATTGGAAAGCTGCGGGTTGATGACGACACGGGGTTGGAGGAAGGAGCCGGGAGCGAGAAGGGTCGGAGGGTTTTGCGCTCTTTTTCGGCGCGTCAAGTTGGACTGGTTCGGATCCGGACCAGACTTTTACGCTGCACGTAGGCCCAGCCCGCAATGTTCTTTCACCGAAAGTGCTCTATTTTTTGTTCAGTGATTGTTAGTGAAACATTGTCAAAACAAAGGTTCTCTTAATTTTTAAAGCCATTGCAGTCTTAACCTTTACCTCTTCATTTTGTTTCTTTACCGGTCTATCTCTTATATTTCCTGCAAATTAGAAAAAATGATGATTGAACGGAGGAACAGTGGAGGTGGGCAATTTAGGCCCTGTTGGCTGTTTGGATCTgaccagctaaaatttagctgttTAGTTTAAGCTTCAGCTAAATTTAGTCCGTGGGTTCCAAACAAGATTTTATACTACCAATAACACTTGCTCAGGGAGAGAAGGGACCCGGATCTTTGAAACGGCAGAGGAATTATAGATTTTTCTCTCGGGGAAGAAATGGTTACTAGTAGCACTTTCTTTGGTAAAGATGCTGACAGCCACTTCGTACGAAAAAGGATTGCAATTTTGTGTCACGCACGATGTATTGCAGTGGAGAGGCAATGTAAACTTGTACCCCTACTGCTAGAActcctttatttttatttttactcTTTTTATCTTCAAGTGCATGCCCGGCTACGGCTAGTGCTGTGCTATTTTAGTAGCCTGATTACTTTGTAATTTGGGTGAACAATGATGGGACACTAGTAGTGCCGCACCTGTACCACGTCACTCCAGTGGGACCCAGCCGTGTGGAATTGGAAATGTCGGAGTGGAGTCAAAGTCAATCTATTGGCTTGATTGCCCACGGAGCACCTACATGCGACACACAGCCGAGGAGAGCCCGTTCCGCTCAATGGCGAGTGGGCCGGACTCATGGTCGAGATAGAAAGGAGGCTAGCGTAGGTGGAGGCATTCAATGCTGCCTCTCTGGAGTACCTCAAGTTGTGCCGAAGGCGAGAACCAGCGACCGGTGAGCAAGTGGTCAACAGCAGGTCGGCAGGCGATCTTTTTCCTCTCCATTTTGTGCTTGGGCACGAACTGCGACTGCAAAGGAAACAAACGAAAGGCCTCGCTCTCTCTCGCTGAATTACTCGGTCGCGGCACCGGAAATTCGTTCCGTGCCCGAGCAGCAGAAACCGCACGAAAGTTCCGTGTCCCCCTCACCGCCAGCGCGCGCGGGTGACCATGGCGgccggacgacgacgccgagcgCGGGTGGCAGTTGGCACACTGCACACGCGTTTTCGCCCGGAAACAAGGCGGAGCGAGACGGCTTGGCGGTGGTGATCCAGGACAAGTGGTCGTCTCCGGCATAAATCCGTCACTAGCAAGTAGCCAGTTCCACGGAATGAGTTTGCTGTTCCTTGCAGCAACGCGTAATTGCGGTGCACTCGTACGTCCCAGGTCGGATGGACGACGTGAGGTCACTTTCATTGCAGAATGTTCGTAGGAGCCGGGACGGAAAGTGTCTGTCAGGTAGGCGTGTGCTGGCCGACCGAACTTGATGCagggcctgtttagttgcccgattttggttgtccaaaatcactgcgtcagcactgtagcatactgcagcgtttcgtttgtatttgtaaattattgtcaagtattgactaattaggctcaaaagattcgtctcgcaaagtacaaccaaactgtgcaattagtttttgatttcatctacattcagtactccatgcatgtaccgtaagtttgatatgatgaggaatcttctttttgcatagtgtcaaagttggaattttgaagTAACTAAACAAGACCGCAAAAGGAAGGGAGGATGGTAGTTGTACATGCGTTTCCCGCTGGTAAAATTAGGTCTGATTAGACCCTAAAGCTCTTGATCGTTCATTGATACTCGTGTTCCAGCTCCAGCTTTTGGAGGCGCTATGTTTGTAGAGCTCAGCCTCAGCAAAACTTCTGGCTCCAAGAACTCGGCCACTTGTTGCGTGTTTCTCCCTCTCGTCTACTGTAGGGGTGTTTggagggagggggttaaatttaGCTCCCgccacatcgaatgtttgacactaattaggagtattaaacgtagactaattacaaaactaattacacaacctctaggctaaatcgcaagacgaatctattaagcctaattagtccatgatttgacaatgtggtgctacattaaccattcgctaatgatggattaattaggcttaatagattcatctcgtgattaagcctaggagttctgcaattaattttataattagcttatgtttagtcctcctaattagtattcgaacatccgatgtgataggactaaagtttagcctttaTTATCCAAACACCATATATAGTCTCACAGCCAGGGACCATGTAAATTGCTACTAGCAACGAATACAAATTTCTCCATGATTGATAGAGTGTGCAATCTTCTACTGCACGAATGCACATGGGCAATTGCGCCTAGCAACGTACTACGCGGTGccacttttgtttttttcttctagGAGTAAAGGGCTATATTTGGTACAAGGGCTGCCGAACTGTTTTGCTCCAGCGATAAGGCCCATCAAGTGTGAGGAAATAATGTACAGGGCTACAGCCTACAGGCCAGTACACCCCCAGTAGGCCACCAGGAACAAACAAATTGGCAGCGAGCCGAAGCGGTACACGAACAATTGCAGAAACGAAAGGCCTGTGCTGGATCCATTCCGTAGGTTGTGACTTCTTCGTCCTGGATTTGGTGTGTGCACGGGTCTTCTGTCTTCGTAGAGATCGAATGCGGCTCTCGGCATCTGTCCACTTCCACTAGCGTGCCTGCACCACGAGTTGCTAGGTTTGTTCAGAGGTATTCCTTGTTCAGATAGCAAATCGTCCGAGAAACAGAACTGGCTCAGCTAGGCCTCAGGTGGTTCTTCCCAGTCAGGAGAGTGCTACACTCACTGTCAGTAGTAGTAGAAAACAAAGAAATTTGAAATGGACGTCCTCCCGTGGTAGAAGTAACTTCAAGAGCATAGTCCAAAGCACCGTATTTAATGGGCGTCAGTTCGATACGTACCGCGTCAGCTGGGACTGTCCGTTTGCGAAATCATGAGCTGCTGGAGCCAGCAATAGATGCTGCTGCTCATGCGCATCGGTAACTGACTGTGACTGGCTCGGCATTTTGACCTTTCACCAGGTCACGGCGTTTACCGCCATGATCTCGCCGCAGGACGACGGCACGGCAGGCACGAAGGACTTTTTTGGTCGGAGGTCTGAGCAACGTGCCTGGTGAGCCCGGTGAAAAGTGCTGCATGAGagttgctaaatttttttttagattTGCCTGGCAAGTTGATCGATAGTCTGTTTGGTTGGAAGTCTGTGCCTGAGAATACTAATACCATTAATGTGTTAAAGTACCTATAATCATACTATGATTAACATTATTCTTTTTTATAATAAGAATTTTAAAAACatgtttgaaaattttcaaatattTTTTGTGTCCAACATTTTACACTTAATATACTGTAAATGCGTccatggaaaaggaaaaaaaattcatactTCAGCTCACTGTTACAAACGTTGGACTTAATTAAGTAGCAACAAGCAATAGAAAAGCTTTTAATATATTATTAGAGGGGGCAACCTGAGCTGTTGAAGCGGCAGTCGTTTTTGGACAACTGCGTCAAGCAGATTGGCAGGACTCCATCCAAACAGTGACCCGGCAGCTTCCAGGCAACCGTCCGGCCAGGCAAATTATGCATCCAAACAGGCCCGAACCGCCCTATCAGGTATCAACGCCCGGCCGGTGCCCGTGCCGGAGCCGCGTCGGCCAACCCAGCCGCGCGGCAACCGCCACCCCCGCAGTTAATCCGGCGCCGTGAGTCCTGTGACCCACCTGACTGGAGCCGTGGAGCGAGCGAGCCCCACGCGCAGGGCGTTACCATCCGCCCCGCGCCGCACAGCAGCACAGGCTAGAAcgcgcgccgcgcccaccgcgctCCCACTCCCGGACGCCGCGCGGGCCGGAGCAGCGAGCGTGCGGGCGGCGCCTGGCCGCAGGCCGCGTCGGGCTCGGCGATACAGGGGTTTCTGTTTGTCCCCCGAGCAGAAACCCCTCACCCGCCAGGCCCTCTGCCGGCCGCTGCCCCCTCCACCGATTCATCCTCGTCTCGATCccatccgccgccggcccccgccccgCCCCAAAGCCCACGAACCTTTTCCTCCCGTTTCCCTTCCCCACGCGCTCCGGCCCCGACCGCTCTGCCCCCGAACCCAAAAGTCGCTTTTCGGGTGTCTCGCTAGGGttatttgtttttgcaattTTCTGGCCATGTCGTACCCGCTTGTCCCCGCCTGACTCGATTCACTCgcctgctgggctgctggctgctgcggcggccTGCCATAGCCAGCTTCCGAGTCCCAACCCAATGGAGGAaggcgagcaggcggcgcaggtcgagccgccgccgccgccgccaccgccaccgccgcaggaGGGAAACAAGGAGAAGGAGCctgagccggagccggagccgccccgGTGCGGGAGGCACCCATCCCAGCTCCTCACCGGCATCTGCTCCTCCTGCCTCATGGAGCGCCTCTCCTCCGTGCGCGACCAGCCCGAGGCCGAGATCGTCGAGGTCGGCGCCGCGGAGCCCGCCGAGGGCACCGGCGCCGCGGACCAGGGCAAGCTGCGGAAGACGCTCATGCTGCTCTTCCAGCTGGACGACTCCGGCAGCGGTGCCGCGAATCCGTCGCAAGGGAAGGACCCCCAACCAGCGGAGTTTCAGTTCGGCTCTGGAGGGGGAGATCGAGGGGGCAAGCGGAAGGGGCCCGGGTCGTGGCTCAGGTCCATTTTGCCGACGAGAGGgatgcggtggaggaggagtggGGGCTCTGTGAAGgatccctcgccgccgccgccgccaaggggggaggcggcggatccgaGCGCCAtcaacggtggcggcggcgatgcgcaGGTGGAGCGGAAGCCGAGCTTCCGCCGCTCGTGCGAGTGGATGGCGTGCCGGGACCCGAGCAGGGGCTCCCTGGAGCCACCACGCCACTCGTGGGACGGGTCGATGGTGGGTAGGGCCTTCGCGTGCTCCTTTGCCTGCTTAGAGGAGCCACCGGATGCGGCGAGGAGGGTAAGGAGGAGCAATGCTGAGGAAGGCGCTGCGGAGACCCGAGCCGTGGTTGCAGAGAGCAGGAATGGGGGGCACTCAGTTGATGCAGGTGGCGATGGGCGGCGTTTAAGGGGAAGGGGTTCTGGTGACACTGGGATGGAGATGGCTGTCTCTGGCGTTGGAAGACGGAGGTCCAACAGGTGGAGCAGGGTGTGGGATCGCAGCATAACGAGCCCACTCAAGGAATTCGTGAGGAAGGGGGAGCATGTTCTTGAGCGGTCCCTCTCCGAGTCGAGGAAGGAAATCAGGAGGGGTAAAAATGCGGAATCAGCAGATATTAGTGGTGAATTTCATTCTGGACGCAATGGCCATGTGTCGGGCAGAGCAAGCCAAGGCGCAAGTCGAAGCTCACAGGCTGCATCCAATGGGGATGTACAGAATTTCCGGACCGATTGGCTTAAGAATAGCAAGATTGGCAGAAGCAGGAGCGTGCATTATACATCGCCTGGGAACTTGGACAACGGGATGCTGCGATTTTATCTGACACCAATGAGAAGCACGAGAACTGCAAACAAGGGGAGAAGGAGAAGCTCACGCTTGTTTGCAAGAGGGCTTTTCGGTTTCATGTGAGCAGCTGAAGTAGAATGTCAGACCATGCCATGTGTTTTAGAAGAtggcagcagcagaagcaacTTTTCTTTGCAATCTACTTGGTTTCTAAGGATTGGCAACATCGTAAGTTATTCCGACATATTCTTTCTTATAGGAGATTGTTAAGTCCCGACCTAGGCTCAAGATGCTTCAGTATTAGTTGCAGATTTGCTGCTCAGTTCTTTTAAGATGTTTCTTATAGATGGAATCTGGACAAACCTGTGCAGATTAGTATCACAATGTAATTATTTACGTTCATAATAAtatttgtattgatttgttCCAAGAGTTCTCAATTCTTCTGTCTTGTTCAAGGTATATATTGTTCTAATATGTTTCTCGTCCTACTCACATGCATTATTTGTCAGTGGTTGAAAAAACTTACGATCTAAAGAATTTTCATCTGCTGTTAAATATGACTAGCATTTAGCCATAGGAATAACCAGACATCACGGTCCATTTGCTAAAATCTACACAAATAAGGCAATAAGCTGCACATATTCCTCTTTGTGTAAAAATTTTGCTTCCTATATTTGCTTGTCTTTGAAACTATTTGGGCCATTATTACAATGCTGTTCATTGGTAGCCTATAAATGGCATGGCTAGGATTCTCTCATGTGGGCTGTCATCTCCTATCATCACTCTCAAGGAAAAATCTCAAAGATGGGGTCCTTGTGCTGGGGGTAAAGCTTCCATCTGGAATCTGGAGTCCCAATTGAATCCAGCATATTTTCATGCTGAACTAGACAAAGTAATGGATTAGGTATCAACGGCACCTAAACGTCCCTTGATTGTCTTTCTATTTATTATTTTGAAACAGGATGATTGTATTGCAGATTTGTGCTTCATTGTATTGTTTATGTTATTTCATCTCTACCCACCTCACATATTATGTGGTAAATTTCTACAATGTAAACATGAATTACGAATTACATGAATTTAATGAATCTGCAAGAATACGATGTTCATCAATTCATCTTGTACGTTCAGAAGGTtgccatttttttctttctttatttatttcttttttatcttttaaGAGTGGGTTGGGGCCTTGGGGGCATGATTAACTTCAAAGTCTATTTCTCTAATTTTACAAAGCGTCACTAACTGATCGGGTGATATATGAAAATGAGGGACTGTTTCTCTTTGGGAATTAATTTTCAATTGAATTTCTGCAACTACTCTGTCCGTTAAAATTTTGCAGGTTGCAGAGAATTCACACCCCCTGAATACCCCTGAATGCAATGTTGCTCTCGCATCTACTCGGTGTGGATGGCTGGATGCTGCAGAAGCATCCTCTTATCCACATGTCTCCAGCTAACAGTTCTGTTCCATCA is a genomic window containing:
- the LOC117835070 gene encoding calmodulin-binding receptor-like cytoplasmic kinase 2 isoform X1, whose protein sequence is MRSASGGASPWRRSDPGGSGELSRVSVATTASSAPEGSVSGGGRGLSFLDAFRSCFVPPEARSPETSMSDDFHPSHQLSQSVSSQGSNSGSTFGSKRSIKGMYSPMHRNSLEREMPGSTKFSLAQIQKATKNFSPNLKIGQGGSGTVYKGQLADGTLVAVKRAKKNVYDKHMGREFWNEIETLQRIEHLNLVRFHGYLEFGGEQLIIVEYVPNGNLREHLDCVNGKVLEFSMRLEIAIDVAHAITYLHTYSDHPVIHRDIKSSNILLMNNFRAKVADFGFAKLAPTDSSHVSTQVKGTAGYLDPEYLRTYQLNEKSDVYSFGVLLVELVTGRRPIEPKRSIIERVTAKWAMEKFVEGNAIQTLDSNLEANNAINLAVEKMFELALQCLAPTKRNRPSMRRCAEILWSIRKDYRELVVPTSAMH
- the LOC117835070 gene encoding calmodulin-binding receptor-like cytoplasmic kinase 2 isoform X2; amino-acid sequence: MRSASGGASPWRRSDPGGSGELSRVSVATTASSAPEGSVSGGGRGLSFLDAFRSCFVPPEARSPETSMSDDFHPSHQLSQSVSSQGSNSGSTFGSKRSIKGMYSPMHRNSLEREMPGSTKFSLAQIQKATKNFSPNLKIGQGGSGTVYKGQLADGTLVAVKRAKKNVYDKHMGREFWNEIETLQRIEHLNLVRFHGYLEFGGEQLIIVEYVPNGNLREHLDCVNGKVLEFSMRLEIAIDVAHAITYLHTYSDHPVIHRDIKSSNILLMNNFRAKVADFGFAKLAPTDSSHVSTQVKGTAGYLDPEYLRTYQLNEKSDVYSFGVLLVELVTGRRPIEPKRSIIERVTAKWLCSTIP
- the LOC117840266 gene encoding uncharacterized protein, translated to MEEGEQAAQVEPPPPPPPPPPQEGNKEKEPEPEPEPPRCGRHPSQLLTGICSSCLMERLSSVRDQPEAEIVEVGAAEPAEGTGAADQGKLRKTLMLLFQLDDSGSGAANPSQGKDPQPAEFQFGSGGGDRGGKRKGPGSWLRSILPTRGMRWRRSGGSVKDPSPPPPPRGEAADPSAINGGGGDAQVERKPSFRRSCEWMACRDPSRGSLEPPRHSWDGSMVGRAFACSFACLEEPPDAARRVRRSNAEEGAAETRAVVAESRNGGHSVDAGGDGRRLRGRGSGDTGMEMAVSGVGRRRSNRWSRVWDRSITSPLKEFVRKGEHVLERSLSESRKEIRRGKNAESADISGEFHSGRNGHVSGRASQGASRSSQAASNGDVQNFRTDWLKNSKIGRSRSVHYTSPGNLDNGMLRFYLTPMRSTRTANKGRRRSSRLFARGLFGFM